A window from Aliidongia dinghuensis encodes these proteins:
- a CDS encoding uracil-DNA glycosylase, which yields MLNSDSCGPAPDCRLCPRLAAFRDDHRARYPDWHNAPVPSFGGADARLLIVGLAPGLRGANRTGRPFTGDYAGDLLYATLVKFGLAEGQYGQARDDGLELKGARITNAVRCVPPENKPDPSEIKNCRPFLVAELAALGRLKAILALGQLAHTQVLATLGLRQAAYKFAHGAQHQLPNGLMLADSYHCSRYNTNTGRLTTEMFEAVFAGLMPTLG from the coding sequence ATGTTGAACTCCGATTCTTGCGGACCGGCGCCGGACTGCCGGCTGTGCCCTCGCCTCGCCGCGTTCCGCGACGACCACCGCGCGCGATATCCGGACTGGCACAATGCGCCGGTCCCGTCGTTCGGCGGCGCCGATGCGCGCCTGCTGATCGTGGGATTGGCGCCGGGCCTCAGGGGAGCCAATCGCACGGGTCGCCCCTTCACCGGTGATTATGCCGGCGACCTGCTCTACGCGACGCTCGTCAAGTTCGGCCTCGCAGAGGGGCAATACGGGCAGGCGCGCGACGATGGCCTTGAGCTCAAGGGCGCGCGCATCACCAACGCGGTGCGCTGCGTGCCGCCGGAGAACAAGCCGGACCCGTCGGAGATCAAGAACTGCCGGCCGTTCCTCGTCGCGGAGCTGGCCGCCCTCGGCCGGCTCAAGGCGATCCTGGCGCTGGGCCAGCTGGCCCATACCCAGGTGCTGGCGACGCTCGGGCTCCGGCAAGCCGCCTACAAGTTCGCCCACGGCGCGCAGCATCAGCTGCCGAACGGCCTGATGCTGGCCGACAGCTATCATTGCTCGCGCTACAACACGAACACCGGCAGACTCACGACCGAGATGTTCGAGGCGGTCTTCGCCGGGCTGATGCCAACGCTCGGCTGA
- the urtC gene encoding urea ABC transporter permease subunit UrtC — MRRVPLLGPTGWLVFLAAALVAVIVIPVLATVPAEGSALRLPAYLVPLFGKYLCYAILAMALDLIWGYAGILSLGHGAFFALGGYAMGMYLMRQIGTRGVYGNPILPDFMVFLNWQKLPIAWWGFDHFAYAALMALLVPGVLAAALGWFAFRSRVTGVYLSIITQAMTYALLLAFFRNDMGFGGNNGLTDFKEILGYEIQAPSTRLGLYIATAVALGLSFLICRFVVTSRFGRVLLALRDAESRVRFLGYSTTGAKLFVFTLSALLCGLAGALYVPQIGIINPSEFSPGNSIEVAIWVAVGGRGTLVGAILGALVVNFIKTWLTGAAPELWLFALGALFIAVTLAMPHGILGLATQLRRWRGATPAAAVGETAHD; from the coding sequence ATGCGCAGGGTTCCGCTGCTTGGCCCGACCGGCTGGCTTGTGTTCCTGGCGGCAGCGCTCGTCGCCGTCATCGTCATCCCGGTACTGGCGACTGTGCCGGCCGAGGGCTCGGCGCTCCGCCTGCCGGCCTATCTGGTGCCGCTGTTCGGCAAGTATCTCTGCTACGCCATCCTGGCCATGGCGCTCGACCTGATCTGGGGCTACGCCGGCATCCTGAGCCTTGGCCACGGCGCCTTCTTCGCGCTCGGCGGCTACGCCATGGGCATGTACCTGATGCGCCAGATCGGCACGCGCGGCGTCTACGGCAACCCGATCCTGCCGGACTTCATGGTGTTCCTGAACTGGCAGAAGCTGCCGATTGCCTGGTGGGGCTTCGACCATTTCGCCTATGCCGCCCTGATGGCGCTCCTGGTGCCGGGCGTGCTGGCGGCGGCACTCGGCTGGTTTGCGTTCAGGAGCCGCGTCACCGGCGTCTATCTCTCGATCATCACCCAGGCCATGACCTACGCGCTGCTTTTGGCCTTCTTCCGCAACGACATGGGCTTCGGCGGCAACAACGGCCTGACCGACTTCAAGGAGATCCTGGGATACGAGATCCAGGCGCCGTCGACGCGGCTCGGGCTCTATATCGCGACCGCCGTGGCGCTCGGCCTGTCGTTCCTCATCTGCCGCTTCGTCGTGACGAGCCGGTTCGGCCGGGTGCTGCTGGCGCTGCGCGACGCGGAGAGCCGCGTCCGGTTCCTGGGATATTCCACGACGGGAGCGAAGCTCTTCGTCTTCACGCTCTCGGCACTGCTGTGCGGCCTTGCGGGCGCGCTCTACGTGCCGCAGATCGGCATCATCAATCCCAGCGAATTCTCGCCGGGCAACTCGATCGAGGTCGCGATCTGGGTCGCGGTCGGCGGGCGCGGCACGCTCGTCGGCGCGATCCTTGGCGCGCTGGTCGTCAATTTCATCAAGACCTGGCTCACCGGGGCGGCGCCGGAGCTGTGGCTGTTCGCGCTGGGCGCGCTCTTCATCGCCGTCACGCTCGCCATGCCGCACGGCATCCTGGGGCTGGCCACCCAGCTGCGGCGCTGGCGTGGTGCCACGCCCGCCGCTGCCGTGGGGGAGACGGCCCATGACTGA
- a CDS encoding response regulator transcription factor, producing the protein MSDVDTRRDTVLVVDDSPETLSFLTDALDQAGLTVLVAVDGASALTLLHQITPDLVLMDAIMPGMDGFDCCRRLKRFKHLAPVPVIFMTGLSETEHVVKGLEAGGVDYVTKPIVAEELLARMRVHLANARLTLSARAALDATGRFLLAMDRMGRLRWATPQAASLLAAAFDGFDAEDFALAPDLAERTHLAQGERLALTGGKRPLELTYLSRTGPDEILLRLTEAAEGGEAAILKQELALTQREAEVLAWLARGKPNRDISEILGISPRTVNKHLEQIFAKLGVENRASATALAVRALDQRQG; encoded by the coding sequence ATGAGTGATGTCGACACGCGGCGCGACACCGTCCTGGTCGTGGACGATTCGCCCGAGACCTTGAGCTTCCTGACCGATGCGCTCGACCAGGCCGGCCTGACGGTGCTGGTCGCGGTCGACGGGGCGAGCGCGCTCACACTCTTGCACCAGATCACGCCCGACCTCGTGCTGATGGATGCCATCATGCCGGGCATGGACGGGTTCGACTGCTGCCGGCGCCTGAAGCGCTTCAAGCATCTGGCGCCGGTGCCGGTCATCTTCATGACGGGCCTGAGCGAGACCGAGCATGTCGTGAAGGGTCTCGAAGCCGGCGGCGTCGACTATGTGACGAAGCCGATCGTGGCCGAGGAGCTCTTGGCGCGCATGCGGGTGCATCTGGCCAACGCGCGTCTAACCTTGAGCGCACGCGCAGCACTGGACGCGACCGGGCGGTTCCTGCTCGCCATGGACCGCATGGGGCGCTTGCGCTGGGCGACGCCGCAGGCGGCATCGCTGCTTGCCGCGGCGTTCGACGGTTTCGATGCCGAGGATTTTGCGCTGGCGCCGGATCTGGCCGAGCGGACCCATCTGGCGCAAGGCGAGCGCCTGGCGCTCACCGGCGGCAAGCGCCCGCTGGAGCTGACGTATCTCAGCCGCACCGGGCCGGACGAGATCCTCTTGCGCCTGACCGAGGCGGCAGAGGGCGGCGAGGCGGCGATCCTGAAGCAGGAACTGGCGCTGACCCAGCGCGAGGCCGAGGTGCTGGCCTGGCTCGCGCGCGGCAAGCCCAACCGCGACATCAGCGAGATCCTGGGCATCAGCCCCCGGACCGTGAACAAGCATCTGGAGCAGATCTTCGCCAAGCTCGGCGTCGAGAACCGCGCCTCCGCAACCGCACTCGCCGTGCGCGCGCTCGATCAGCGGCAGGGGTAG
- the urtB gene encoding urea ABC transporter permease subunit UrtB, producing MKVFRALILAVLLLVLPLAVRAAGLPDADLAKLVAGLAGDGFDDKIAAIDGLGASGDPRAVAILKALGDGKLAQTENNQVLIESSTGQFADAVTGAAVTPAADPDRIRVNNRLRGHIEGALSRLTLFSPDPQDRLKAATEALHRPSLDGVPALDQALAAERDNTVAAALKLARAAALVRSPDADKSLAAIKELTASSDPQVRALLGEVAGDRGADPKAVAAAKSALAGIDRRLALVELGVNLFQGLSLGSVLLLAAIGLAVTFGVMGVINMAHGEMIMLGAYTTFVVQEAFRAFLPASLFDFYLVVSVPAAFLVAGAVGVALERGIIRFLYGRPLETLLATWGISLILQQLVRSIFGAPNKEVANPSWMTGGFEILGGFTITWNRLVIIGFGFAVLGALVLVLRRTNLGLHMRAVTQNRKMAAVMGIPTDRVDALTFGLGSGIAGMAGVALSQIGNVSPNLGTIYIIDSFMVVVFGGVGSLVGTLAGAMGLGVVNKFLEPFAGAVLGKIFVLVAIIIFIQFRPRGLFALKGRSAEA from the coding sequence GTGAAAGTCTTCCGTGCGCTCATTCTGGCAGTCCTGCTGCTGGTGCTGCCGCTGGCGGTGCGGGCGGCCGGCCTGCCGGATGCCGATCTGGCGAAGCTGGTCGCAGGCCTGGCCGGCGACGGCTTCGATGACAAGATCGCGGCGATCGACGGGCTGGGCGCGAGCGGTGATCCGCGCGCGGTCGCGATCCTGAAGGCGCTCGGCGATGGCAAGCTCGCCCAGACCGAGAACAACCAGGTGCTGATCGAAAGCAGCACCGGCCAGTTCGCCGACGCCGTGACCGGTGCCGCGGTGACGCCCGCCGCTGATCCGGACCGCATCCGCGTCAACAACCGGCTGCGCGGTCATATCGAGGGTGCGCTGTCACGCCTCACCCTGTTCAGCCCCGATCCGCAGGATCGCCTCAAGGCCGCGACGGAGGCACTCCATCGTCCGTCGCTCGACGGCGTGCCGGCGCTCGACCAGGCGCTGGCCGCCGAGAGGGACAATACCGTTGCCGCGGCCTTGAAGCTCGCGCGTGCCGCCGCCCTCGTGCGCAGCCCGGACGCTGACAAGAGCCTGGCCGCGATCAAGGAACTCACGGCGTCGAGCGATCCGCAAGTCCGCGCGCTCTTGGGCGAAGTGGCCGGCGACCGGGGCGCCGATCCCAAGGCCGTCGCCGCCGCCAAATCGGCGCTCGCCGGCATCGACCGACGCCTGGCCTTGGTCGAGCTCGGCGTCAACCTGTTCCAGGGCCTGAGCCTGGGCTCGGTGCTGCTGCTGGCGGCGATCGGCCTTGCGGTCACCTTCGGCGTCATGGGCGTCATCAACATGGCGCACGGCGAGATGATCATGCTCGGCGCCTATACGACCTTCGTCGTGCAGGAGGCGTTCCGGGCGTTCCTGCCGGCCAGCCTGTTCGATTTCTACCTGGTCGTCTCGGTGCCGGCCGCGTTCCTTGTGGCGGGCGCCGTCGGTGTGGCCCTCGAGCGCGGCATCATCCGCTTCCTCTACGGCCGGCCCCTCGAGACCCTGCTCGCGACCTGGGGCATCAGCCTGATCCTGCAGCAGCTGGTGCGCTCGATCTTCGGCGCGCCGAACAAGGAGGTCGCCAATCCCTCCTGGATGACCGGCGGCTTCGAGATCCTGGGTGGCTTCACCATCACCTGGAACCGGCTCGTCATCATCGGCTTCGGCTTTGCCGTGCTGGGCGCCCTCGTCCTGGTGCTGAGAAGGACCAATCTCGGCCTGCACATGCGCGCGGTGACGCAGAACCGCAAGATGGCGGCGGTGATGGGCATCCCGACCGACCGGGTCGACGCGCTGACGTTCGGGCTCGGATCCGGCATCGCCGGCATGGCGGGCGTCGCCTTGAGCCAGATCGGCAACGTCAGCCCGAACCTGGGCACGATCTACATCATCGACAGCTTCATGGTCGTGGTGTTCGGCGGTGTCGGTAGCCTGGTCGGCACGCTCGCCGGCGCCATGGGCCTGGGCGTCGTCAACAAGTTCCTGGAGCCGTTCGCCGGCGCCGTGCTCGGCAAGATCTTCGTGCTGGTTGCCATCATCATCTTCATCCAGTTCCGGCCGCGCGGGCTTTTCGCGCTCAAGGGCCGGTCGGCGGAGGCCTGA
- a CDS encoding glutathione S-transferase family protein, translating to MLTVYGEGRGFRVVWLLEELGLAYRLRPVDLLAVENDRDFLAINPAGFIPALQDGETIMVESIAILEYLLARHGSGSLAVAPDDPAFASYLQFLHLGEAGLAGPMNAVFVGRELAPEAERDARVTCWARETFESRLGLVIRRLGDCPYLAGDRFTAADISVSYALLLGLRTGNYVPGSTERDYLARTTARPAYARAMESCQATKAWAARSPGL from the coding sequence ATGCTCACCGTCTATGGCGAAGGTCGTGGCTTCCGTGTTGTCTGGCTGCTTGAGGAATTAGGATTGGCTTATCGGCTGCGCCCGGTCGATCTGCTGGCTGTCGAGAATGATCGCGATTTCCTCGCGATCAACCCCGCCGGCTTCATTCCCGCACTGCAGGACGGCGAGACGATCATGGTCGAATCGATCGCGATTCTTGAGTACCTGCTCGCCCGCCACGGCTCAGGTTCGCTTGCCGTCGCTCCGGACGATCCCGCCTTCGCTTCCTATCTGCAGTTTCTCCACTTAGGCGAGGCCGGGCTCGCCGGGCCGATGAACGCCGTCTTTGTCGGTCGCGAACTGGCGCCCGAAGCCGAGCGAGATGCCCGGGTTACCTGCTGGGCACGCGAGACCTTCGAGAGCCGGCTGGGGTTGGTTATCCGCCGCCTCGGGGATTGCCCCTATCTCGCCGGCGACCGATTCACTGCTGCCGATATCTCGGTGAGCTACGCCCTCCTGCTCGGCCTGCGAACTGGCAACTACGTCCCCGGTTCTACCGAGCGGGACTATCTCGCCCGCACGACGGCACGCCCTGCCTACGCCCGAGCGATGGAAAGCTGCCAGGCCACCAAGGCTTGGGCGGCGAGATCACCGGGATTGTAG
- the urtA gene encoding urea ABC transporter substrate-binding protein, with the protein MKILTRRAALAGATALVTALSLTNYARAADDTIKIGVLHSLSGTMAISETTLKDTVLMMVDDLNKKGGLLGKKVEAVVVDPASNWPLFAEKARELISKDHVAVVFGCWTSVSRKSVLPVFEELNGLLFYPVQYEGEESSNNVFYTGAAPNQQAIPAVEYLMSKEGGEVKRWVLEGTDYVYPRTTNKILEAFLKSKGVPAEDIKVNYTPFGFSDWQTEVADIKKFASAGKKTAVVSTVNGDANVPFYKELANQGIKATDTPVVAFSVGEEELAGIDTKNLVGHLAAWNYFESVKNSTNDAFIKKWHAFIKNDKRVTNDPMEATYIGFKMWTQAVLQAGTTDVYAVRQAMYGQKVQAPSGFTAVMNTNHHLSKPVMIGEIQANGQFDVVWQTKAPIKADAWSPYLAEDKGKVADWTFPWACGNCTAPKYAAFE; encoded by the coding sequence ATGAAAATCTTGACGAGGCGGGCGGCGCTGGCGGGTGCCACGGCCCTGGTGACGGCGCTCAGCCTGACCAACTATGCGCGCGCGGCGGACGACACGATCAAGATCGGCGTGCTGCACTCGCTCTCGGGCACGATGGCGATCAGCGAGACCACGCTCAAGGACACGGTCCTGATGATGGTCGACGATCTCAACAAGAAGGGCGGGCTGCTCGGCAAGAAGGTCGAGGCCGTCGTGGTCGACCCGGCGTCGAACTGGCCGCTGTTCGCCGAGAAGGCGCGCGAGCTCATCTCCAAGGACCATGTCGCCGTCGTGTTCGGCTGCTGGACCTCGGTCAGCCGCAAGTCGGTGCTGCCGGTGTTCGAGGAGCTGAACGGGCTGCTGTTCTATCCCGTGCAATACGAGGGTGAGGAGAGCTCGAACAACGTGTTCTACACCGGCGCCGCGCCGAACCAGCAGGCGATCCCGGCCGTCGAGTACCTGATGAGCAAGGAAGGCGGCGAGGTGAAGCGCTGGGTGCTCGAGGGCACCGACTATGTCTATCCGCGCACGACCAACAAGATCCTCGAGGCGTTCCTGAAGTCGAAGGGCGTGCCGGCCGAGGACATCAAGGTCAACTACACGCCGTTCGGCTTCAGCGACTGGCAGACCGAGGTCGCAGACATCAAGAAGTTCGCGTCCGCCGGCAAGAAGACCGCCGTGGTCTCGACCGTCAATGGCGATGCCAACGTGCCGTTCTACAAGGAACTCGCCAATCAGGGCATCAAGGCGACCGATACGCCGGTCGTGGCCTTCTCGGTCGGCGAGGAGGAACTGGCCGGCATCGACACCAAGAACCTGGTCGGCCATCTCGCCGCCTGGAACTACTTCGAATCGGTCAAGAACTCGACCAACGACGCCTTCATCAAGAAGTGGCACGCCTTCATCAAGAACGACAAGCGCGTCACCAACGACCCGATGGAGGCGACCTACATCGGCTTCAAGATGTGGACGCAGGCGGTGCTGCAGGCGGGGACGACCGACGTCTACGCGGTGCGCCAGGCCATGTACGGCCAGAAGGTCCAGGCGCCGTCGGGCTTCACCGCGGTCATGAACACGAACCATCACCTCTCGAAGCCGGTCATGATCGGCGAGATCCAGGCGAACGGGCAGTTCGACGTGGTGTGGCAGACCAAGGCGCCGATCAAGGCCGACGCCTGGAGCCCGTATCTGGCCGAAGACAAGGGCAAGGTCGCCGACTGGACCTTCCCCTGGGCGTGCGGCAATTGCACGGCGCCAAAATACGCGGCGTTCGAGTAA
- the urtD gene encoding urea ABC transporter ATP-binding protein UrtD, which translates to MTEALSTAQLYLDGITVSFDGFKALNALSLVIEPGELRTIIGPNGAGKTTMMDVITGKTRPDSGTALFEGRHDLTRLDEPAIANLGIGRKFQKPTVFENLTVEENLELALKDDRRIRHTLFRRLDDEQAGRLERVLGEIGLMHRRHDLAGLLSHGQKQWLEIGMLLVHDPRLILLDEPVAGMTDAETAATADLITRLAQYHTIVVVEHDMAFVRSLGAKVTVLHEGSVLAEGSIDAVQNHPRVIEVYLGR; encoded by the coding sequence ATGACTGAGGCGCTTTCGACCGCCCAGCTCTATCTCGACGGCATTACCGTCAGCTTCGACGGGTTCAAGGCGTTGAACGCGCTGTCGCTCGTCATCGAGCCGGGCGAGCTCAGGACCATCATCGGCCCGAACGGCGCCGGCAAGACCACCATGATGGACGTGATTACCGGCAAGACGCGACCCGACAGCGGCACCGCGCTCTTCGAAGGGCGGCATGACCTGACGCGGCTCGACGAGCCGGCCATCGCCAACCTCGGGATCGGCCGCAAGTTCCAGAAGCCGACCGTGTTCGAGAACCTGACGGTCGAGGAGAACCTCGAGCTGGCGCTCAAGGACGACCGGCGCATCCGCCACACGTTGTTCCGCCGGCTCGACGACGAGCAGGCCGGGCGGCTCGAGCGCGTGCTGGGTGAGATCGGCCTCATGCATCGGCGCCACGATCTGGCCGGACTTCTGAGCCACGGCCAGAAGCAGTGGCTCGAGATCGGCATGCTGCTGGTGCACGACCCGCGGCTCATCCTGCTCGACGAGCCGGTCGCCGGCATGACCGACGCCGAGACGGCGGCGACCGCCGACCTCATCACCCGGCTCGCCCAATATCACACCATCGTCGTCGTCGAGCACGACATGGCGTTCGTGCGCAGCCTGGGCGCCAAGGTCACGGTGCTGCACGAAGGCTCGGTGCTGGCCGAGGGATCGATCGACGCCGTGCAGAACCATCCGCGCGTGATCGAAGTCTATTTGGGACGTTGA
- the folK gene encoding 2-amino-4-hydroxy-6-hydroxymethyldihydropteridine diphosphokinase has product MINKLASRARVGRQGAEDEQGRAGLMILVALGANMPSPVHGSPRATLEAALKALNRSGLKVVARSAWYETAPVPISDQPWFVNGVVAVETALGPAPVLERLHRIEEAFGRVRDIVNGPRVLDLDLLAHGDIVSDGWPSGDWPVLPHPRLHERAFVLQPLADVAPEWRHPVDGRDIREMLAGIGPEQTTRRLP; this is encoded by the coding sequence ATGATCAATAAGCTTGCGTCTCGAGCGCGCGTCGGGCGCCAGGGCGCCGAGGACGAGCAAGGGAGGGCTGGGCTCATGATTCTGGTGGCGCTGGGGGCCAACATGCCGAGCCCGGTCCATGGCAGCCCGCGGGCGACGCTGGAGGCGGCCCTGAAGGCGCTCAACCGGTCCGGCCTCAAGGTCGTTGCGCGCTCGGCCTGGTACGAGACGGCACCGGTGCCGATCTCGGACCAGCCCTGGTTTGTGAACGGCGTGGTGGCGGTCGAGACGGCGCTTGGCCCGGCGCCGGTGCTCGAGAGGCTGCATCGCATCGAAGAGGCGTTCGGACGGGTGCGCGACATCGTCAACGGGCCGCGCGTGCTAGATCTCGATCTCTTGGCCCACGGCGATATCGTTTCGGACGGCTGGCCCTCGGGCGATTGGCCGGTGCTGCCGCACCCGCGGCTGCACGAGCGGGCCTTCGTGCTGCAGCCGCTCGCCGACGTGGCGCCGGAGTGGCGCCATCCGGTCGACGGCCGTGATATCCGAGAAATGCTCGCAGGCATCGGCCCGGAGCAGACGACGCGGCGCCTGCCGTGA
- the urtE gene encoding urea ABC transporter ATP-binding subunit UrtE — MLTVDAIDLSYGASRILRRVSLTARLGEVTCVLGRNGVGKTSLLRGIFGLQPIAAGRILWNDQPIDKLPPHKRAAAGLALVPQGREIFPRLTVLENLKTGLAAAKGETTIPDEIFELFPVLDKMLHRRGGDLSGGQQQQLAIARALVTRPKCLVLDEPTEGIQPSIIKDIGRVIRLLAERGDMAILLVEQYLDFARELADRFAVMERGEIVVSGNRGELDDEAVQRYLAV, encoded by the coding sequence ATGCTGACCGTCGACGCGATCGATCTTTCCTATGGGGCGAGCCGGATCCTGCGCCGGGTCAGCCTGACCGCGCGCCTCGGCGAAGTGACCTGCGTCTTGGGCCGCAACGGTGTCGGCAAGACCAGCCTGCTGCGCGGCATCTTCGGGCTGCAGCCGATCGCGGCCGGCCGCATCCTGTGGAACGACCAGCCGATCGACAAGCTGCCGCCGCACAAGCGCGCCGCCGCCGGCCTGGCGCTGGTGCCCCAGGGCCGCGAGATCTTCCCGCGCCTGACGGTACTGGAGAACCTGAAGACCGGCCTCGCCGCGGCCAAGGGCGAGACGACCATCCCGGACGAGATCTTCGAGCTGTTCCCGGTGCTGGACAAGATGCTGCACCGGCGCGGCGGTGATCTCTCGGGCGGCCAGCAGCAGCAGCTGGCGATCGCACGCGCGCTCGTCACCCGGCCGAAGTGCCTGGTGCTGGACGAGCCGACCGAGGGCATCCAGCCCTCGATCATCAAGGACATCGGCCGGGTGATCCGGCTGCTGGCCGAGCGCGGCGACATGGCGATCCTGCTGGTCGAGCAATATCTCGACTTCGCCCGCGAACTCGCCGACCGCTTTGCCGTCATGGAGCGCGGCGAGATCGTCGTCTCGGGCAATCGCGGCGAACTCGACGACGAAGCGGTGCAGCGCTACCTGGCGGTCTAG
- a CDS encoding LabA-like NYN domain-containing protein → MVFYPQERLGLFIDGANLYAAARALGFDIDYKKLLDVFRKNGQLIRAFYYTALIEDQEYSPIRPLVDWLDYNGYTMVTKPTKEFTDATGRRKLKGNMDIELAIDVMEMAEHLDHVVLFSGDGDFRRLVEAVQRRGVRVTVVSTVRSNPPMVADELRRQADTFMELQDLAPSIMRAHVHREALPPDEDDEDEDDEA, encoded by the coding sequence ATGGTATTCTACCCACAGGAGCGGCTAGGGCTTTTCATCGACGGCGCAAATCTCTACGCCGCTGCCCGCGCGCTCGGCTTCGATATTGATTACAAAAAGCTGCTAGACGTATTTCGCAAGAATGGCCAATTGATTCGCGCCTTCTATTACACAGCCTTGATTGAAGATCAGGAATATTCGCCGATCCGGCCGCTGGTCGACTGGCTCGATTACAACGGCTATACCATGGTCACGAAGCCGACCAAGGAATTCACCGATGCGACGGGCCGGCGCAAGCTCAAAGGCAATATGGATATTGAGCTCGCGATCGACGTGATGGAGATGGCCGAGCATCTCGACCACGTCGTGCTGTTCTCGGGCGACGGCGATTTCCGGCGGCTGGTGGAGGCCGTCCAGCGCAGGGGCGTGCGCGTCACCGTCGTCTCCACGGTGCGCTCCAACCCGCCGATGGTGGCCGACGAGCTTCGACGCCAGGCCGACACCTTCATGGAGCTGCAGGATCTGGCGCCCAGCATCATGCGCGCCCATGTGCATCGCGAGGCGCTGCCGCCCGATGAAGACGACGAGGACGAGGACGACGAGGCATAG